One stretch of Priestia megaterium DNA includes these proteins:
- a CDS encoding NAD-dependent protein deacylase has protein sequence MSKQYKELKQLIDDAKHICFFTGAGMSTESGIPDFRSQNGLYRQNKSFVDIIAADFYEQYPHEFWPLFKEIFHIKMLHQYKANTGHRFIAELEEAKTVHVITQNIDGLHQDAGSTNVFEIHGSIKRAHCPNCKEEYDLAYLNQSALPQCTACERLLKPNVVLFGDAIHQFDEAVTAALSSDLFIVLGSSLEVAPINQIPLLVSRYNRTNMVMINKEPTHYDYLFDLVIYDSIGQVVANL, from the coding sequence ATGTCAAAACAGTACAAAGAATTAAAACAGCTCATTGATGATGCTAAACACATTTGTTTTTTTACGGGAGCAGGAATGAGCACAGAGTCGGGCATACCGGACTTTCGCTCTCAAAATGGCTTATATCGCCAAAACAAAAGCTTTGTGGACATAATAGCTGCTGACTTCTATGAACAGTATCCTCATGAATTTTGGCCGCTGTTTAAAGAAATTTTTCATATTAAAATGCTGCATCAGTATAAAGCAAATACGGGCCATCGCTTTATTGCTGAACTAGAAGAAGCCAAAACCGTGCATGTTATTACGCAAAATATTGATGGCTTGCACCAAGATGCAGGAAGCACGAACGTTTTTGAAATTCATGGATCCATTAAGAGAGCTCATTGTCCGAACTGTAAAGAAGAGTATGACTTAGCGTATTTAAATCAGTCAGCGCTCCCACAATGTACAGCGTGTGAGCGCCTTTTAAAGCCAAATGTTGTTCTCTTTGGAGATGCCATTCATCAGTTCGATGAAGCAGTTACAGCAGCGCTGTCATCTGATTTATTCATCGTGCTTGGTTCATCGCTTGAAGTAGCACCGATTAATCAGATTCCGCTGCTTGTGAGCCGGTACAATCGTACAAACATGGTGATGATTAATAAAGAACCTACGCATTACGATTATTTGTTTGATTTGGTTATCTATGATTCCATTGGACAAGTGGTCGCAAATTTATAA
- a CDS encoding spore germination protein, translating to MLDSKFQPNADYTVQTFLDLVGQNTDVGSKKLWLSPTKYTCIIYLQGLVDGEKLDNLTQHIVETKAKSETQTIDDIDSFISVIKDKEVYTYKQAISCFFKGQPLLFISESTKAYSLNMSMTKQRSLSEPTTEKVVRGPKIALIENLDENLGLLRQRSTEEEMVIEDIYIGNTKEHRTSIVFHNKHCQTHIVNQVREKLLDIPLDNIQDSGMIEEFLEEAPYSPFPQVQNTERPDRVLAAVNEGRVAILVDGSPFALLVPTTFDMIMKSPDDYYERWIAGSLLRLLRYLSIFITLFFSAIYISLVSFNQGLLPTELAITIAATRENVPFSPFIEAVVMEVTLELLREAGLRLPTPVGQTVGLVGGVVIGQAAVEAHIVSSVMIIVVSVSAIASFTVPQYGIGLSFRILRFVSMMIAAVFGLYGVTMFFLVLVIHLTKLESFGMAYFKPFFALNKKAWKDSYVRLPNKSLKQSKNKSQQN from the coding sequence ATGCTCGATTCAAAATTTCAGCCCAATGCAGACTACACCGTTCAAACGTTTCTAGATTTGGTGGGTCAAAATACAGATGTTGGTTCCAAAAAATTATGGCTGTCTCCCACAAAATATACATGCATTATTTATCTCCAAGGATTAGTCGACGGCGAAAAACTTGATAACCTTACTCAGCATATAGTTGAGACAAAAGCAAAAAGCGAAACGCAAACAATCGATGACATTGATTCGTTTATTTCCGTCATTAAAGACAAAGAAGTCTATACATACAAACAAGCGATCTCCTGTTTTTTTAAAGGTCAGCCCCTGCTGTTTATTAGCGAAAGCACTAAGGCATACTCGTTGAATATGTCCATGACGAAACAGCGCTCTTTAAGCGAACCTACAACAGAAAAAGTAGTGCGCGGCCCTAAAATTGCTCTTATCGAAAACTTAGATGAAAACCTTGGTCTTTTAAGGCAGCGTTCTACCGAAGAAGAAATGGTTATTGAAGACATTTATATTGGAAATACAAAGGAACATCGAACAAGTATCGTTTTTCATAATAAACACTGTCAAACTCACATTGTGAATCAAGTCCGAGAGAAATTATTAGATATTCCTTTAGATAACATTCAAGACTCAGGAATGATTGAAGAATTTTTAGAAGAAGCACCTTACTCACCGTTTCCTCAAGTACAAAATACCGAAAGACCGGATCGTGTTCTCGCTGCGGTGAATGAAGGGCGAGTAGCCATTTTAGTAGATGGCTCCCCTTTTGCTCTTTTAGTGCCTACAACTTTCGATATGATTATGAAATCACCCGATGATTATTACGAAAGATGGATAGCCGGTTCATTGCTAAGATTACTAAGGTACTTGTCTATTTTTATTACCCTATTCTTTTCAGCTATTTATATTTCACTCGTTTCGTTTAACCAAGGTCTGCTTCCGACGGAGCTAGCTATTACTATTGCCGCCACACGAGAAAACGTTCCTTTTTCTCCTTTCATCGAAGCAGTGGTCATGGAAGTGACGCTTGAATTATTGCGCGAAGCCGGGCTGCGCCTCCCTACTCCTGTCGGACAAACAGTTGGACTTGTAGGCGGGGTTGTTATTGGTCAAGCAGCGGTAGAAGCCCATATCGTTAGCTCCGTTATGATTATTGTTGTATCTGTATCGGCAATTGCGTCCTTTACCGTTCCTCAATACGGAATTGGCCTTTCGTTTCGAATTTTGCGTTTCGTATCTATGATGATTGCAGCAGTCTTTGGGTTATATGGCGTTACCATGTTTTTTCTTGTTCTCGTCATCCATTTAACCAAACTCGAAAGTTTTGGTATGGCTTACTTCAAACCGTTTTTTGCGTTAAATAAAAAAGCATGGAAAGACTCGTATGTTCGTCTTCCAAACAAAAGCCTAAAACAGTCTAAAAATAAATCTCAGCAAAACTAA
- a CDS encoding ABC transporter ATP-binding protein, which yields MNIEAQLLNKCYGSKQVLKDISLTLAQNKIYGLLGRNGAGKTTLMQIVAGHIPVTTGEVKVGNQSPFENRSVLQNICLINESGNFKKTLKVKDVLKIASLFYPYWSQEAAERLMEEFDLDCNMKVKALSKGMESALGIIVGLSSRTSITIFDEPYIGLDAAMRARFYELLLDEYEEYPRTFIISTHLIDEVSNLFEEVLIMQKGKLILQDTAENLQQRCVSVKGPKSQIEEYEKGKQVIHEQVFGGEKKIVLFNEDIYAEELVDSSFHVEAVHIQDIMIYLTANRGGVA from the coding sequence ATGAATATAGAAGCGCAGCTGTTAAATAAATGCTATGGATCTAAACAAGTGTTAAAAGACATTTCACTTACGCTAGCACAAAATAAAATATACGGGTTGCTAGGTAGAAACGGAGCGGGCAAAACGACTCTTATGCAAATTGTAGCCGGACATATTCCAGTTACGACAGGAGAGGTAAAAGTGGGAAATCAATCTCCGTTTGAAAACCGCTCTGTTTTGCAAAACATCTGCTTAATTAACGAAAGCGGAAATTTCAAAAAAACATTAAAAGTCAAAGACGTGCTAAAAATTGCGTCACTTTTTTATCCTTATTGGAGCCAAGAAGCTGCTGAGAGGCTTATGGAAGAGTTCGATTTAGATTGTAATATGAAAGTGAAAGCATTATCTAAAGGTATGGAATCAGCATTAGGAATTATTGTTGGGCTATCCTCTCGAACGAGCATCACAATCTTTGATGAACCTTATATTGGACTTGATGCTGCGATGCGAGCGCGCTTTTATGAGCTTTTATTGGATGAATATGAAGAATATCCACGCACATTCATTATTTCAACGCACTTAATCGATGAAGTAAGTAATTTATTTGAAGAAGTACTCATTATGCAAAAAGGAAAGCTGATTCTTCAGGATACGGCAGAAAATTTGCAGCAGCGCTGTGTAAGTGTGAAAGGACCTAAAAGTCAAATTGAAGAATATGAAAAAGGAAAGCAAGTAATCCATGAACAAGTATTTGGAGGAGAGAAAAAAATAGTGCTCTTTAATGAAGATATTTATGCTGAAGAACTTGTCGACAGTTCATTTCATGTAGAAGCTGTTCACATACAGGATATTATGATTTATCTTACAGCCAATCGTGGAGGTGTAGCGTAA
- a CDS encoding 5' nucleotidase, NT5C type, producing the protein MHTLLIDMDSVICDLMTDWHNQYNKDYCDSLSVEKLKCWESEKYVKPECGTKIYDYLDQPGLFLHLKPLPHAVEVLKRLYERFAILIVTSSRTYAYTEKEQWVEKHLPFIGKYNIVFTHQKDKIYGDLLFDDAPHNLKAFQATGRHAVAMSYPYNEEVKVPRVDDWLQFEQYVNTYFNEC; encoded by the coding sequence ATGCACACCCTTTTAATTGACATGGATTCTGTCATTTGTGATCTTATGACGGATTGGCATAACCAATATAACAAAGATTATTGCGACAGCTTATCGGTTGAAAAGTTAAAATGCTGGGAATCAGAAAAGTATGTAAAGCCGGAATGCGGCACAAAAATTTATGACTACCTCGATCAGCCGGGGCTTTTTTTACATTTAAAACCTCTGCCTCATGCTGTTGAGGTTCTTAAACGACTTTATGAAAGGTTTGCCATTTTAATTGTCACAAGCAGCCGTACCTATGCTTATACAGAAAAAGAGCAGTGGGTTGAAAAACACCTTCCGTTTATCGGAAAGTACAATATCGTGTTTACACACCAAAAAGATAAAATATACGGAGACTTGCTATTTGATGATGCACCGCATAATTTGAAGGCTTTTCAAGCTACAGGTCGCCATGCTGTTGCCATGAGCTACCCGTATAACGAAGAAGTAAAGGTCCCTCGCGTGGACGATTGGCTTCAGTTTGAACAGTACGTAAATACTTATTTCAACGAATGCTGA
- a CDS encoding universal stress protein, whose product MFKRILLASDGSEHAAKATEKAVQLAQLTENSFIQVIYAVEGDSRLKSLSRDEERESRIHTTDEILKQGNVEYEITFMHGDAAKTVIQFANQNSFDLVVIGSRGLNPVKGMLLGSVSSKIAQQVTIPVLIVK is encoded by the coding sequence ATGTTTAAACGAATTTTACTTGCCTCAGATGGCTCAGAGCATGCGGCTAAAGCAACAGAAAAAGCCGTTCAGCTGGCTCAGCTGACGGAAAACAGTTTTATTCAAGTTATTTATGCAGTAGAGGGTGATTCAAGGTTAAAATCACTTAGCCGCGACGAGGAACGGGAAAGTCGGATACATACAACAGATGAGATTTTAAAACAAGGAAATGTGGAGTATGAGATTACGTTTATGCATGGAGACGCGGCTAAAACAGTGATTCAATTTGCTAATCAAAATTCATTTGACCTTGTAGTAATAGGAAGCAGAGGGTTAAATCCTGTAAAAGGCATGCTGCTTGGAAGCGTGAGTTCTAAGATTGCACAGCAAGTAACGATTCCTGTGCTAATTGTTAAATAG
- the pfkA gene encoding 6-phosphofructokinase codes for MKRIGVLTSGGDSPGMNPAVRAVVRKAIHEGMEVYGIYQGYQGLIEGNIKKLEVGDVGDIIQRGGTMLYSARCPEFKTEEGRLKGIENLKKHGIEGLVVIGGDGSYMGAVKLTELGFPCIGIPGTIDNDIPGTDFTLGFDTALHTVIDAIDKIRDTATSHERTFIIEVMGRNAGDIALWSGLAGGAETILIPEAKDEFQEMVDRLRKGQERGKKHSIIVVAEGVANGNEVAKQLHEAAGIETRVTVLGHIQRGGSPTAQDRVLGSRFGGRAVELLLEGKGGRAIGIRKNEIVDYDIMEILGEPHHINADMYRLSKELSI; via the coding sequence ATGAAAAGAATAGGTGTATTAACAAGCGGCGGAGATTCTCCAGGTATGAATCCTGCGGTTCGTGCTGTTGTGCGTAAAGCAATTCATGAAGGTATGGAAGTTTACGGTATCTATCAAGGATATCAAGGGTTAATAGAAGGAAATATTAAAAAGCTAGAAGTTGGAGATGTTGGTGACATCATTCAACGCGGCGGAACTATGCTTTATTCTGCAAGATGTCCAGAATTCAAAACAGAAGAAGGGCGTTTAAAAGGTATTGAAAACCTTAAGAAGCACGGTATTGAAGGCTTAGTAGTTATTGGTGGAGACGGATCATATATGGGAGCTGTAAAATTAACAGAGCTTGGTTTCCCTTGTATCGGTATCCCAGGAACAATTGATAACGACATTCCAGGAACAGATTTTACATTAGGATTTGATACGGCTCTTCATACGGTTATCGATGCAATTGATAAAATCCGTGATACGGCGACTTCTCATGAACGTACGTTTATTATTGAAGTTATGGGTCGTAATGCAGGAGACATTGCTCTTTGGTCAGGTCTTGCTGGCGGAGCGGAAACAATCCTTATCCCAGAAGCAAAAGATGAGTTCCAAGAAATGGTTGATCGTTTGAGAAAAGGACAAGAGCGCGGTAAAAAGCACAGCATTATCGTAGTAGCTGAAGGCGTAGCCAATGGTAATGAAGTAGCGAAGCAGCTGCATGAAGCTGCAGGTATTGAAACGCGTGTAACAGTATTAGGACACATTCAGCGCGGCGGTTCTCCAACTGCTCAAGATCGTGTGCTAGGAAGCCGTTTCGGCGGTCGTGCAGTCGAGCTTCTGCTAGAAGGTAAAGGCGGCCGTGCAATCGGTATCCGTAAAAATGAAATTGTAGATTATGATATTATGGAAATTTTAGGTGAGCCTCACCATATCAATGCTGATATGTACCGTTTATCTAAAGAGCTTTCAATCTAA
- a CDS encoding DUF3885 domain-containing protein codes for MTTMRLQSYLTTMFPNVQMKRPLFYNAPAGIRFTLTNQKGVWEREYMKNVYARAYEIFETLHEKNDELLLVFKANAAQDDLLLKKKKETAIKKFIRSRLKKQEVQSVALLNNTEYIIACKTNDVKEKLLLQSIANRDLHIHPAIEEECYIVNLNKETIFHLYDERGLDIVSNNQSSLQLLQQKFHDWILDIDAACSKKVQ; via the coding sequence ATGACCACAATGCGACTTCAATCATACTTAACAACAATGTTTCCAAATGTTCAAATGAAAAGACCTCTTTTTTACAACGCGCCCGCAGGTATCCGCTTTACGCTTACCAATCAAAAAGGCGTATGGGAACGAGAATACATGAAAAATGTGTACGCACGCGCTTATGAAATTTTCGAGACACTCCATGAAAAAAATGATGAGCTGTTACTTGTTTTCAAAGCGAATGCTGCACAGGATGATTTACTTTTAAAAAAGAAAAAAGAAACAGCTATTAAAAAATTCATTCGCTCTCGCCTGAAGAAACAAGAAGTTCAATCCGTAGCATTATTAAATAACACTGAGTATATTATTGCCTGTAAAACAAATGATGTGAAAGAAAAGCTTCTTTTGCAATCAATTGCTAACCGCGATCTTCATATTCATCCGGCTATTGAAGAAGAGTGTTACATTGTGAATTTGAATAAAGAAACCATCTTCCACCTATACGACGAGCGCGGACTGGACATTGTATCGAACAATCAGTCTTCTCTTCAACTGCTTCAGCAAAAGTTTCACGACTGGATTCTAGATATTGATGCAGCTTGTTCTAAAAAAGTACAATAA
- a CDS encoding C40 family peptidase, whose translation MKKVIAALTLAGVIVSTSPIFSQAALGDQTLRQGMNHQDVKQLQQTLKNKGYFKGNTTTYFGTVTTSAVKSFQRKNGLAADGIVGKGTYAKLGVSAKGKSPSSSARYNPNAVINKGKQYMGVRYRWGGTTPSGFDCSGFIGYAFKHGGGVQLPRTVAQIYQKGTRVSSPKAGDIVFFQTYTKGPSHAGIYLGNNQFLHCSSSKGVSISSLKESYWSKRYLGAKRM comes from the coding sequence ATGAAAAAAGTAATAGCAGCTCTTACGCTTGCTGGCGTTATTGTTTCTACTAGCCCGATTTTCAGCCAAGCGGCTCTAGGCGACCAAACGCTTCGCCAAGGCATGAATCACCAAGATGTTAAACAACTACAACAAACGTTGAAAAATAAAGGTTATTTTAAAGGGAATACGACTACATACTTTGGGACTGTTACAACTTCTGCTGTAAAATCATTTCAGCGCAAAAATGGACTAGCAGCAGATGGTATTGTCGGAAAAGGAACGTATGCTAAACTAGGCGTTTCAGCAAAGGGTAAATCGCCTTCTAGCTCAGCGCGCTATAACCCTAACGCAGTGATTAACAAAGGAAAACAGTATATGGGCGTTCGATATCGCTGGGGTGGAACAACGCCAAGCGGCTTTGACTGCAGCGGTTTTATTGGCTATGCGTTCAAACATGGCGGCGGGGTTCAACTTCCTCGAACAGTAGCTCAAATTTATCAAAAAGGAACGCGCGTCTCAAGTCCAAAAGCTGGAGATATTGTGTTCTTTCAAACCTATACAAAAGGGCCTTCTCATGCAGGAATTTATTTAGGAAATAACCAGTTTCTTCACTGCTCTTCATCTAAAGGTGTGAGCATCTCTTCTCTGAAAGAGAGCTATTGGAGCAAACGCTATTTAGGTGCTAAAAGAATGTAG
- a CDS encoding Ger(x)C family spore germination protein: MTKKCLPVIMTIFLLCGCTNHRNIEQLALVIGVAMDITSKIEPKTGKNQLVLTHQTLTETESGNMSSSIPYKNITTAGPTIHEITRNISMKSDPIYSQHQRALLIGEKASKTIPLDALINQFVRDNEIRRSSLAFVTKGDAKNVLTIQGMSVPPVNLIYELVYNKFKTNKILNPLTMGELSAKLKTDQSFLIQRLSKIKNSVEIDGAAIIKDKKAKFTLTQHQVEALTWLTGNIKGGIIYGKHGPYPFSYEIGDVQQDVKARIDSNHSVHFDINVQTSGRLSEDWETSKQALSASNVKKVEKKIESIIRKDAKKTLRLLQNSYKADVIDLHDYVRIHHPRFWKKHQHEWDEIFSQSTIDYHVDVQIKDFGTQGRD, translated from the coding sequence ATGACGAAAAAATGTCTTCCTGTCATAATGACCATTTTTTTATTGTGCGGCTGTACAAACCATCGAAATATTGAACAACTTGCTCTTGTTATAGGAGTGGCAATGGATATTACGTCGAAAATAGAACCAAAAACAGGAAAAAACCAGCTTGTGCTGACTCATCAAACGTTAACCGAAACGGAATCCGGAAATATGTCTTCTTCTATTCCGTATAAGAACATTACAACTGCCGGCCCTACAATTCATGAAATCACGCGAAATATTTCGATGAAATCAGACCCTATATACAGTCAGCATCAGCGAGCGCTTTTAATAGGGGAAAAAGCGAGTAAAACGATTCCTCTTGATGCGCTTATCAATCAGTTTGTTCGTGATAATGAGATACGGCGCAGCAGCCTTGCATTTGTTACAAAAGGCGATGCTAAAAACGTTTTAACAATTCAAGGAATGTCTGTGCCGCCAGTCAACTTAATTTACGAGCTTGTTTACAATAAATTCAAAACGAATAAAATTCTAAATCCCCTAACAATGGGCGAGCTATCAGCTAAGTTAAAAACAGATCAAAGCTTTCTGATACAGCGGCTTTCTAAAATTAAAAATAGTGTTGAAATAGACGGTGCGGCAATCATAAAAGATAAGAAAGCAAAATTCACCTTAACTCAGCACCAAGTGGAGGCTTTAACGTGGTTAACGGGGAATATTAAAGGCGGAATTATTTACGGCAAACACGGGCCATATCCCTTTTCCTATGAAATTGGAGATGTTCAGCAAGATGTGAAGGCCCGCATTGATTCAAATCACTCCGTTCACTTTGATATCAACGTTCAAACAAGCGGCAGGCTGTCAGAAGATTGGGAGACTTCAAAACAGGCTCTGTCCGCCTCTAATGTCAAGAAAGTCGAGAAAAAAATAGAATCAATTATTCGTAAAGACGCGAAAAAAACACTCCGTTTGCTGCAAAACAGCTATAAAGCTGATGTAATTGACCTGCATGATTACGTACGAATTCATCATCCTCGTTTCTGGAAAAAACATCAGCATGAATGGGATGAAATATTTAGCCAGTCGACCATTGACTATCATGTTGATGTTCAAATTAAAGATTTTGGGACACAGGGCAGAGATTAG
- a CDS encoding GerAB/ArcD/ProY family transporter, whose protein sequence is MEQSQSQSSKLLSDFYAISIISSTMLGVGLLTLPSSITNQTNNADGWIVLIMDGLLFMGIVLFLVWMVKYFTISCMFDFTQEVTGKLIGNIFNFAMVVYFTSVASFEVRAMAEMIHFYLLETMPIELIILSFILTGVYLITGGIDSIGKVMALCTPITIIILLTLYALSIGMVDLKNLQPVLADGFSPLLSAFTTVSVSFLGIETIVFLPKHMKNKKHLRKVSIIGFSIPLLLYIITYVLVVGALSVPEVKTTVWPTIEFVQTHEVKGIFFERLELFLLIVWLLQFFLTFVMYFFLAVSGFKKIFKNRSTTNIIFLVPVLFMSALAPKTASDVSNFSTVLGWAFLVTFLVIPLFFSLLMKIKKVVFQ, encoded by the coding sequence ATGGAACAATCACAGTCACAATCAAGCAAGCTTCTTTCCGATTTTTACGCCATTTCAATTATTTCTTCAACTATGCTTGGCGTCGGTTTATTAACGCTGCCAAGCAGCATTACAAATCAGACAAATAATGCAGATGGATGGATTGTACTGATTATGGACGGTCTTTTGTTCATGGGAATTGTTCTGTTTTTAGTCTGGATGGTTAAGTATTTTACGATTAGCTGTATGTTTGATTTCACACAGGAAGTAACCGGCAAGCTGATTGGAAATATATTTAATTTTGCTATGGTCGTTTATTTCACATCTGTGGCAAGTTTTGAAGTAAGAGCTATGGCAGAAATGATTCATTTTTATTTACTGGAAACGATGCCTATTGAATTAATCATCCTTTCGTTTATTTTAACAGGCGTCTATTTAATCACTGGCGGTATTGATTCTATTGGGAAAGTAATGGCGCTATGTACACCTATAACCATCATTATCCTTCTTACCTTATATGCTCTTAGCATCGGAATGGTGGATTTAAAAAACTTGCAGCCCGTGTTAGCTGATGGATTCAGCCCGCTTCTTTCTGCTTTTACAACCGTCTCTGTTTCCTTTTTAGGAATCGAAACGATTGTATTTCTACCGAAACATATGAAAAACAAAAAGCATTTACGAAAAGTTTCCATCATCGGATTTTCTATTCCTTTACTTTTATATATTATCACTTACGTATTAGTTGTCGGCGCTTTATCCGTTCCAGAAGTAAAAACAACCGTTTGGCCTACAATTGAATTTGTTCAAACACATGAAGTAAAAGGAATTTTCTTTGAGAGACTTGAATTATTTTTGCTTATTGTCTGGCTTCTTCAGTTTTTTTTAACCTTTGTGATGTATTTCTTTTTAGCTGTTTCAGGCTTTAAAAAGATCTTCAAAAACCGATCAACGACGAATATTATCTTTCTTGTACCAGTTTTATTTATGAGCGCTTTAGCACCCAAAACAGCAAGCGATGTGTCAAATTTTTCAACGGTACTGGGCTGGGCATTTTTAGTGACATTTTTAGTTATTCCTCTTTTTTTCAGCCTGTTAATGAAAATAAAAAAGGTTGTGTTCCAATGA
- a CDS encoding hemolysin family protein, whose product MDIFNLILLAVLIALTAFFVATEFAIIRVRSSKVDQLIAEGSSNAKAAKQVISNLDEYLSACQLGITITALGIGWLGEPTLSHLLSPLLDQLGISGALTKVLSVAISFAVVTFINVVVGELAPKTFAIQKAEKVTLLFVRPLILFYKVTYPFIWLLNSSSRLITGLFGLKPASENELAHSEEELRILLSESYKSGEINQSEFKYVSKIFDFDDRVAKEIMVPRTEVVSIDQEDTVEYILEMVQEERFTRYPVIDGDKDHIIGMVNMKEILTEIVMNNSKEKIDLKQYIRPVIEVIESIPIHDLLLKMQRERIHMAILIDEYGGTAGIVTVEDILEEIVGEIRDEFDADELPLIQKVKPDHYIVDGKLLVSELNELLGTTIDDTDVDTIGGWVLTEKYDVKQGESLSFDQYDFTVTKMEGHHIQYIDVIKKRQVHQSTDEAVNVSEMNQSQALSS is encoded by the coding sequence TTGGACATATTTAACTTGATTTTACTAGCGGTACTGATTGCATTAACTGCTTTTTTCGTTGCTACCGAGTTTGCGATTATTCGCGTGAGGAGTTCCAAAGTGGATCAGCTTATAGCAGAAGGGAGCAGCAATGCAAAAGCTGCGAAGCAAGTTATTTCAAATTTAGATGAATACTTATCTGCGTGTCAGCTTGGTATTACGATTACTGCGCTGGGAATTGGTTGGTTAGGAGAGCCTACACTTTCGCATCTCCTGTCACCATTACTTGATCAACTAGGGATAAGCGGAGCTTTAACAAAAGTACTATCTGTTGCGATTTCTTTTGCGGTTGTTACATTTATAAACGTTGTGGTCGGAGAGCTTGCTCCCAAAACATTTGCAATTCAAAAAGCAGAGAAAGTCACTTTATTATTTGTTCGTCCGCTTATACTCTTTTATAAAGTAACCTATCCTTTCATTTGGCTATTAAACAGTTCTTCTCGTTTAATAACAGGGTTATTTGGTCTAAAGCCTGCTTCAGAAAATGAGCTTGCACACAGTGAAGAAGAGCTTCGCATCTTGTTATCAGAAAGCTATAAAAGCGGTGAAATCAATCAATCGGAGTTTAAATATGTAAGTAAAATTTTTGACTTTGATGATCGCGTTGCCAAAGAGATTATGGTGCCGCGTACGGAAGTCGTTTCGATTGACCAGGAAGATACGGTCGAATACATCCTTGAGATGGTCCAAGAAGAGCGGTTTACCCGCTATCCGGTCATTGATGGAGATAAAGACCATATTATTGGAATGGTCAATATGAAAGAGATTTTAACCGAGATTGTCATGAACAACAGCAAGGAAAAAATAGATTTAAAACAGTATATCCGTCCTGTTATTGAAGTAATTGAATCGATTCCTATTCATGATTTATTGCTTAAGATGCAGCGTGAACGCATCCATATGGCTATTTTAATTGATGAATACGGAGGAACAGCAGGGATTGTAACAGTAGAGGATATTTTAGAGGAAATTGTCGGTGAAATTCGTGATGAATTTGATGCGGATGAACTTCCATTAATTCAGAAAGTCAAACCCGATCATTATATTGTAGATGGAAAATTATTAGTAAGTGAGCTTAACGAGCTGCTTGGCACAACAATTGATGATACGGATGTTGATACAATTGGAGGCTGGGTCTTGACGGAAAAATATGACGTCAAGCAAGGAGAAAGCCTTAGCTTTGATCAGTATGACTTTACCGTTACGAAAATGGAAGGACATCACATTCAATATATTGATGTGATCAAAAAACGTCAGGTGCATCAAAGCACGGATGAAGCGGTTAATGTGTCAGAGATGAACCAGTCACAGGCTTTATCTTCGTAA
- a CDS encoding secondary thiamine-phosphate synthase enzyme YjbQ, whose protein sequence is MLHSFTLKTNKRDEMIDVTSQVQAVIRTEGLKEGAVIVYCPHTTAGITINENADPDVKTDMIRRFDEVYPWEHKLDLHMEGNTAAHLKASTVGSSQHIIVHDGQLLLGTWQGIYFCEFDGPRTRTYYVKILSPQ, encoded by the coding sequence ATGCTGCATTCATTTACGTTAAAAACGAATAAGCGTGACGAAATGATCGACGTCACGAGTCAAGTACAGGCAGTGATAAGAACAGAAGGATTAAAAGAAGGGGCTGTAATTGTTTACTGTCCTCATACAACCGCTGGTATAACAATTAATGAAAATGCGGATCCGGATGTAAAAACCGATATGATTCGGCGCTTTGATGAAGTATATCCTTGGGAACATAAGTTAGATCTTCATATGGAAGGAAATACGGCGGCGCATCTCAAAGCGAGCACGGTCGGCTCCTCTCAGCATATAATCGTTCACGATGGACAGCTGCTGCTGGGAACGTGGCAAGGAATTTATTTTTGTGAGTTTGATGGACCGAGGACTCGTACGTATTATGTGAAAATTTTATCCCCACAATAA